A part of Kitasatospora acidiphila genomic DNA contains:
- the alaS gene encoding alanine--tRNA ligase — MESAEIRRRWLRFFEERGHTVVPSASLVADDPTLLLVNAGMVPFKPYFLGEVKPQFSRATSVQKCVRTLDIEEVGKTTRHGSFFQMCGNFSFGDYFKEGAIKFAWELLTSPVADGGYGLEKEKLWITVYQDDDEAELIWRDVIGVPSERIQRLGMKDNFWSMGVPGPCGPCSEINYDRGPAYGEEGGPAVNGERYLEIWNLVFMQYERGHGDGKDGFEILGDLPSKNIDTGLGLERLAAILQGVDNLFEIDTSRMILDRAAELTGHTYGDDHKADISLRVVTDHIRTALMLVGDGVTPGNEGRGYVLRRILRRAIRNMRLLGATEPVAKELIDVAIKAMAPQYPELEAERKRIETVVVAEEAAFLQTLRSGTNLLDAAVTEAKQGGHAALSGEQAFKLHDTYGFPIDLTLEMAEEQGLAVDEAGFRRLMQEQRDRAKADAKAKKMGHADVAAYREVADRAGASVFTGYAATEGEATVVGLLVNGSPAPAATEGDEVELILDRTPFYAEGGGQLADHGRIRLDSGAVVEVRDVQQPVPGVIVHSGGVLFGEVVLGAAAYATIDADRRRAVSRAHSATHLTHQALRDALGPTAAQAGSENAPGRFRFDFGSPSAVPGSVLTDVEQKINEVLTRELDVTAEVMTMDEARKQGAIAMFGEKYGDQVRVVTIGDFSKELCGGTHVGNTAQLGLVKLLGESSIGSGVRRVEALVGVDAYKFLAREHTVVSQLTELVKGRPEELPEKISGMLAKLKDAEKEIEKFRAEKVLAAAAGLADAAEDVRGVALVAAQVADGTGADELRKLVLDIRGRLGSRPAVVAAFTVANDRPLTVIATNEDARARGIKAGELVRTAAKTLGGGGGGKDDVAQGGGSNPAAVGEAIAAVRALVAERAS, encoded by the coding sequence ATGGAGTCGGCAGAGATCCGCCGCCGCTGGCTGCGCTTCTTCGAGGAGCGCGGCCACACCGTCGTTCCCTCGGCGTCCCTGGTCGCCGACGACCCCACCCTGCTGCTGGTCAACGCCGGCATGGTGCCGTTCAAGCCGTACTTCCTGGGCGAGGTCAAGCCGCAGTTCTCGCGTGCCACCAGCGTGCAGAAGTGCGTGCGCACGCTGGACATCGAGGAGGTCGGCAAGACCACTCGGCACGGCTCCTTCTTCCAGATGTGCGGCAACTTCTCCTTCGGCGACTACTTCAAGGAAGGCGCCATCAAGTTCGCCTGGGAGCTGCTCACCAGCCCCGTGGCGGACGGCGGTTACGGCCTGGAGAAGGAGAAGCTCTGGATCACCGTCTACCAGGACGATGACGAGGCCGAGCTGATCTGGCGGGACGTCATCGGCGTGCCGTCGGAGCGCATCCAGCGCCTCGGCATGAAGGACAACTTCTGGTCGATGGGCGTGCCCGGCCCCTGCGGCCCGTGCTCCGAGATCAACTACGACCGCGGCCCGGCCTACGGCGAGGAGGGCGGCCCGGCGGTCAACGGCGAGCGCTACCTGGAGATCTGGAACCTGGTCTTCATGCAGTACGAGCGCGGCCACGGCGACGGCAAGGACGGCTTCGAGATCCTCGGCGACCTGCCGAGTAAGAACATCGACACCGGCCTCGGCCTGGAGCGCCTCGCCGCCATCCTGCAGGGCGTCGACAACCTCTTCGAGATCGACACCAGCCGGATGATCCTGGACCGGGCCGCCGAGCTGACCGGCCACACCTACGGCGACGACCACAAGGCGGACATCTCGCTGCGCGTGGTCACCGACCACATCCGCACCGCGCTGATGCTGGTCGGCGACGGCGTCACCCCCGGCAACGAGGGCCGCGGCTACGTGCTGCGCCGCATCCTGCGCCGCGCGATCCGCAACATGCGGCTGCTGGGCGCCACCGAGCCGGTGGCCAAGGAGCTCATCGACGTCGCCATCAAGGCCATGGCTCCGCAGTACCCGGAGCTGGAGGCCGAGCGCAAGCGCATCGAGACCGTCGTGGTCGCCGAGGAAGCGGCCTTCCTGCAGACCCTGCGCAGCGGCACCAACCTGCTGGACGCCGCGGTCACCGAGGCCAAGCAGGGCGGCCACGCCGCGCTCAGCGGCGAGCAGGCGTTCAAGCTGCACGACACCTACGGCTTCCCGATCGACCTGACCCTGGAGATGGCCGAGGAGCAGGGCCTGGCCGTCGACGAGGCCGGCTTCCGCCGCCTGATGCAGGAGCAGCGGGACCGGGCCAAGGCCGACGCCAAGGCCAAGAAGATGGGCCACGCCGACGTTGCCGCCTACCGCGAGGTGGCGGACCGGGCCGGTGCGTCCGTCTTCACCGGCTACGCCGCCACCGAGGGCGAGGCCACCGTGGTCGGCCTGCTGGTGAACGGCTCGCCGGCCCCGGCCGCGACCGAGGGCGACGAGGTCGAGCTGATCCTCGACCGCACCCCGTTCTACGCCGAGGGCGGTGGCCAGCTCGCCGACCACGGCCGGATCCGGCTGGACTCCGGCGCGGTCGTCGAGGTCCGCGACGTGCAGCAGCCGGTGCCGGGCGTGATCGTGCACTCCGGCGGGGTGCTCTTCGGCGAGGTGGTGCTCGGCGCCGCCGCGTACGCCACCATCGACGCCGACCGCCGCCGCGCCGTCTCGCGCGCCCACTCGGCCACCCACCTGACCCACCAGGCGCTGCGTGACGCGCTCGGCCCGACCGCCGCCCAGGCCGGTTCGGAGAACGCGCCCGGCCGCTTCCGCTTCGACTTCGGCTCGCCGTCCGCCGTGCCCGGCAGCGTGCTGACCGACGTCGAGCAGAAGATCAACGAGGTGCTCACCCGCGAACTCGACGTCACCGCCGAGGTGATGACGATGGACGAGGCGCGCAAGCAGGGCGCCATCGCGATGTTCGGCGAGAAGTACGGCGACCAGGTCCGGGTGGTCACCATCGGTGACTTCTCCAAGGAGCTCTGCGGTGGCACGCACGTCGGCAACACCGCCCAGCTGGGCCTGGTGAAGCTGCTCGGCGAGTCGTCGATCGGTTCCGGCGTGCGCCGGGTCGAGGCGCTGGTCGGCGTGGACGCCTACAAGTTCCTGGCCCGCGAGCACACCGTGGTCTCCCAGCTGACCGAGCTGGTCAAGGGCCGTCCGGAGGAGCTGCCGGAGAAGATCTCCGGGATGCTCGCCAAGCTCAAGGACGCCGAGAAGGAGATCGAGAAGTTCCGCGCCGAGAAGGTGCTGGCCGCCGCCGCGGGCCTGGCCGACGCGGCGGAGGACGTCCGGGGCGTGGCCCTGGTCGCCGCCCAGGTGGCTGACGGCACCGGCGCGGACGAGCTGCGCAAGCTGGTGCTCGACATCCGTGGCCGGCTGGGCTCGCGCCCGGCCGTGGTCGCCGCCTTCACCGTGGCGAACGACCGCCCGCTCACCGTCATCGCCACCAACGAGGACGCCCGGGCCCGCGGCATCAAGGCCGGCGAGCTGGTCCGCACCGCGGCCAAGACGCTCGGCGGCGGCGGTGGCGGCAAGGACGACGTCGCCCAGGGCGGTGGCTCCAACCCGGCTGCCGTCGGCGAGGCGATCGCGGCCGTGCGGGCCCTGGTCGCGGAGCGCGCCAGCTGA
- a CDS encoding DUF6167 family protein, with product MVRRIFWMTVGAGAAVWAMNKANEAAHRLTPDSLSGTAARGALQLGDAARRFAQDVRAGMAEREDQLRADLGLEGTAVVEPPRRAAGNTRRPIAGRAIKAAPGSPAAALPPSRTTPTPQIIASTPRQLEQRRGQHP from the coding sequence GTGGTACGACGCATCTTCTGGATGACGGTCGGCGCCGGCGCCGCCGTCTGGGCCATGAACAAGGCCAACGAGGCCGCCCACCGGCTCACCCCTGACAGCCTGTCGGGCACCGCCGCGCGCGGCGCCCTGCAGCTCGGCGACGCCGCCCGCCGGTTCGCCCAGGACGTGCGCGCCGGCATGGCCGAGCGCGAGGACCAGCTGCGGGCCGACCTCGGCCTGGAGGGCACCGCGGTGGTGGAGCCGCCGCGCCGAGCGGCCGGGAACACCCGCCGGCCGATCGCGGGCCGAGCTATCAAGGCGGCCCCAGGCTCGCCTGCGGCCGCCCTGCCTCCGTCGCGTACCACCCCCACCCCCCAGATCATCGCGTCAACGCCCCGCCAGCTGGAACAGCGCCGGGGCCAGCACCCTTAA
- a CDS encoding DUF948 domain-containing protein: MSVSELAGLLVAVGWVVLVTLLAVVLVRLSKVLREATVLVSAVTEQAVPLLHDAADAVHSAQEQLVRVDDITANVQDAAANANALSSTVAATLGGPLVKMAAFSYGVRKAVSRQQTGLSLPQQGSEREELARLIRAEVKAATAPKRGLLSRVRRAVKG; the protein is encoded by the coding sequence GTGTCCGTCTCAGAGCTGGCCGGGCTGCTGGTGGCCGTCGGCTGGGTCGTCCTGGTGACGCTGCTGGCCGTCGTGCTGGTGCGCCTGTCCAAGGTGCTCCGCGAGGCCACGGTGCTGGTCAGCGCCGTCACCGAGCAGGCGGTCCCGCTGCTGCACGACGCCGCCGACGCGGTGCACAGCGCCCAGGAGCAGCTCGTCCGGGTCGACGACATCACCGCCAATGTGCAGGACGCCGCCGCCAACGCCAATGCGCTCTCCTCCACCGTCGCCGCCACCCTGGGTGGCCCGCTGGTGAAGATGGCCGCCTTCAGCTACGGCGTCCGCAAGGCCGTCAGCCGGCAGCAGACCGGTCTGTCGCTGCCTCAACAGGGCTCGGAGCGCGAGGAGTTGGCCCGGCTGATCCGCGCCGAGGTGAAGGCCGCCACGGCCCCCAAGCGCGGGCTGCTGAGCCGGGTCCGCCGAGCGGTGAAGGGCTGA
- a CDS encoding ATP-binding protein, whose amino-acid sequence MAQQSTLRRGNLPAELTSFIGRHAELAALAALLTGPRLVTVTGPGGVGKTRLALRAAATAAEDAYLVEIGELQDPLLLGHAVLEALGLTDGTARPPLEVLVEQLDGRRLLLVLDGCEHLVAACAELAGTLLRALPGLRVLATSREALRIGGEHLLPVVPLPVTAPPGTLPAAVRLFCDRAAAVLPGFEPRGERQRAEVGTLCRRLDGIPLALELAAGRLRSLSVGQIALRLDDRFELLTDGDRGALPRHRTLRTAIGWSHELCTMQERLLWARLSVFAGSFDLEAAEHICAGDGIEADEVVDLLRELVAKSVLLREEYAGAVRYRLLDTLRDYGAGWLRGSGAEYGLRRRHRDWYLGLASWGEVEWFGPRQAETAERTALAHSNLRAALEFCLGEPGEEQVALLLAGTLWYFWVGCGHLGEGRHWLERALALDRAPTAARAKALWVTGYTATLQGDRARAEPLLQECRSQALATGDDRALAYALHRLGCSALIGDEPARAAELFEQALRHYETAGELNSNVLMAMFELGLAQLFQGRVTEGEEYMARVREICEEHGEQWAYAYGLYARAYSQWLVGEARQARAFARESVRLHYGFRDLVGLVLGLELLALLEADRGELVEARVLQGAAHRIWQAVGVPLFGSADFNAPHHECARRARAGLSEQEFRAAFERGARLELAQAVHRALDRAAELPTERDDDGDGESDCVLLDRVSGLGRHQA is encoded by the coding sequence GTGGCACAGCAGAGCACGCTGCGGCGTGGGAACCTGCCCGCGGAACTGACCAGCTTCATCGGACGGCACGCCGAACTGGCCGCCCTGGCAGCGCTGTTGACCGGCCCGCGGCTGGTCACCGTGACCGGCCCCGGCGGCGTCGGCAAGACCCGGCTGGCGCTGCGCGCGGCGGCCACCGCGGCCGAGGACGCCTACCTGGTGGAGATCGGCGAGCTGCAGGATCCGCTGCTGCTGGGCCACGCGGTGCTGGAGGCGCTGGGGCTGACCGACGGCACTGCCCGCCCGCCGCTGGAGGTGCTGGTGGAGCAGCTGGACGGGCGGCGGCTGCTGCTGGTGCTGGACGGCTGCGAGCATCTGGTGGCGGCCTGCGCGGAGTTGGCGGGCACGCTGCTGCGGGCGCTGCCGGGGCTGCGGGTGCTGGCGACCAGCCGGGAGGCGCTGCGGATCGGCGGCGAGCACCTGCTGCCGGTGGTGCCGCTGCCGGTGACCGCGCCGCCGGGGACGCTGCCGGCGGCGGTGCGGCTGTTCTGCGACCGGGCGGCGGCGGTGCTGCCCGGCTTCGAGCCGCGCGGCGAGCGGCAGCGGGCCGAGGTGGGCACGCTCTGCCGACGCCTGGACGGCATCCCGCTGGCGCTGGAGCTGGCGGCGGGCCGGCTGCGCTCGCTCTCGGTGGGGCAGATCGCGCTGCGCCTGGACGACCGGTTCGAGCTGCTGACCGACGGGGATCGCGGCGCGCTGCCGCGGCACCGGACGCTGCGCACCGCGATCGGTTGGAGCCATGAGCTCTGCACCATGCAGGAACGTTTGCTCTGGGCCCGGCTCTCGGTCTTCGCCGGCTCCTTCGACCTGGAGGCCGCCGAGCACATCTGCGCAGGCGACGGGATCGAGGCCGACGAGGTGGTCGACCTGCTCCGCGAGCTGGTCGCCAAGTCGGTGCTGCTCCGCGAGGAATACGCGGGCGCGGTCCGCTACCGGCTGCTGGACACCCTGCGCGACTACGGCGCCGGCTGGCTGCGCGGCAGCGGCGCCGAGTACGGGCTGCGCCGCAGACACCGGGACTGGTACCTGGGGCTGGCCTCCTGGGGCGAGGTCGAGTGGTTCGGGCCGCGCCAGGCGGAGACCGCCGAGCGGACCGCGCTGGCACACAGCAACCTGCGGGCCGCGCTGGAGTTCTGCCTGGGCGAGCCGGGCGAGGAGCAGGTGGCGCTGCTGCTGGCCGGCACCCTCTGGTACTTCTGGGTCGGCTGCGGGCACCTCGGCGAGGGCCGGCACTGGCTGGAACGGGCGCTGGCCCTGGACCGGGCGCCCACCGCGGCCCGGGCCAAGGCGCTCTGGGTGACCGGCTACACCGCCACCCTGCAGGGCGACCGGGCCCGCGCGGAGCCGCTGCTGCAGGAGTGCCGCAGCCAGGCGCTGGCCACCGGCGACGACCGGGCGCTGGCGTATGCGCTGCACCGGCTCGGCTGCTCGGCGCTGATCGGCGACGAACCGGCCCGGGCCGCCGAGCTGTTCGAGCAGGCGCTGCGGCACTACGAGACGGCCGGCGAGCTGAACAGCAATGTGCTGATGGCGATGTTCGAACTGGGCCTGGCCCAGCTCTTCCAGGGCCGGGTGACCGAGGGCGAGGAGTACATGGCCCGGGTCCGGGAGATCTGCGAGGAGCACGGCGAGCAGTGGGCCTACGCCTACGGCCTCTATGCGCGGGCCTACTCGCAGTGGCTGGTCGGCGAGGCCCGGCAGGCGCGGGCCTTCGCCCGGGAGAGCGTCCGGCTGCACTACGGCTTCCGCGACCTGGTCGGGCTGGTGCTCGGCCTGGAGCTGCTGGCGCTGCTGGAGGCGGACCGCGGCGAGCTGGTGGAGGCCCGGGTGCTGCAAGGCGCGGCGCACCGGATCTGGCAGGCCGTGGGGGTGCCGCTGTTCGGCTCGGCGGACTTCAACGCCCCGCACCACGAGTGCGCGCGGCGGGCCCGGGCGGGGCTGAGCGAGCAGGAGTTCCGCGCGGCGTTCGAGCGCGGTGCCCGGCTGGAGCTGGCGCAGGCGGTGCACCGGGCGCTGGACCGGGCCGCGGAGCTGCCGACCGAGCGGGACGACGACGGCGACGGCGAGTCGGACTGCGTGCTGCTCGACCGGGTGAGCGGGCTGGGCCGCCACCAGGCCTGA
- the rpsD gene encoding 30S ribosomal protein S4 codes for MANQKRPKVKIARALGVPLTPKSVKYFEARPYPPGQHGRGRKQNSDYKVRLLEKQRLRAQYDLSEKQMARAFDRARKAEGKTGEVLVAELETRLDALVLRSGIARTIYQARQMVVHGHIQVNGSKVNKPSFQMKPGYVVTVKDKSKEKVPFQVAREGGYAGEGQTPKYLEVNLKALAFRLDRLPQRREVPVICDEQLVVEYYSR; via the coding sequence ATGGCGAACCAGAAGCGCCCGAAGGTCAAGATCGCTCGCGCTCTTGGCGTTCCGCTGACCCCGAAGTCCGTCAAGTACTTCGAGGCCCGCCCGTACCCGCCCGGCCAGCACGGCCGTGGCCGCAAGCAGAACTCGGACTACAAGGTCCGTCTGCTCGAGAAGCAGCGTCTGCGCGCCCAGTACGACCTGAGCGAGAAGCAGATGGCCCGCGCCTTCGACCGTGCCCGCAAGGCCGAGGGCAAGACCGGTGAGGTCCTGGTTGCCGAGCTCGAGACCCGTCTCGACGCTCTGGTGCTGCGTTCGGGCATCGCCCGGACCATCTACCAGGCCCGCCAGATGGTCGTGCACGGCCACATCCAGGTCAACGGCAGCAAGGTCAACAAGCCGTCGTTCCAGATGAAGCCGGGCTACGTCGTCACGGTCAAGGACAAGTCCAAGGAGAAGGTCCCGTTCCAGGTCGCCCGTGAGGGTGGCTACGCGGGTGAGGGCCAGACCCCGAAGTACCTCGAGGTCAACCTCAAGGCCCTGGCCTTCCGCCTGGACCGTCTGCCGCAGCGTCGTGAGGTCCCCGTGATCTGCGACGAGCAGCTGGTCGTCGAGTACTACTCGCGTTGA
- a CDS encoding replication-associated recombination protein A, with the protein MDEPDLFTAAAEQHQAAEPGRAPLAVRMRPRTLDEVAGQRQLLKDGSPLRRLVAGAKGPAATSSVILWGPPGTGKTTLAHVISQAVEGRFVELSAITAGVKEVRAVIEGARRAVGMSGKETVLFLDEIHRFSKAQQDSLLPAVENRWVTLIAATTENPYFSVISPLLSRSLLLTLQSLTDDDIRALLRRAVADERGLDGSVALGQEAEDHLVRLAGGDARRALTTLEAAAGAALEQGLAEITLAVTETAVNQAAVRYDKDGDQHYDVASALIKSIRGSDVDATLHYLARMVEAGEDPRFIARRLMISASEDIGLADPTALPTAVAAAQAVAMIGFPEARIILAQAAIALALAPKSNAAYLAIDSALADVRQGLAGPVPPHLRDAHYGGAGKLGHGKGYQYPHDLPGSIAAQQYAPDTVHGKAYYHPTRNGGEARYADVVEWTRGKLKGE; encoded by the coding sequence GTGGACGAACCGGACCTCTTCACCGCCGCCGCCGAGCAGCACCAGGCCGCCGAGCCGGGCCGGGCGCCGCTGGCCGTGCGGATGCGGCCGCGCACCCTGGACGAGGTGGCGGGCCAGCGCCAGCTGCTCAAGGACGGCTCACCGCTGCGCCGCCTGGTGGCCGGCGCCAAGGGCCCGGCGGCGACCAGTTCGGTGATCCTCTGGGGCCCGCCCGGCACCGGCAAGACCACCCTGGCGCATGTGATCAGCCAGGCCGTCGAGGGCCGGTTCGTCGAGCTCTCCGCGATCACCGCCGGGGTCAAGGAGGTCCGGGCGGTGATCGAGGGCGCTCGCCGGGCGGTCGGGATGAGCGGCAAGGAGACCGTGCTCTTCCTGGACGAGATCCACCGCTTCTCCAAGGCCCAGCAGGACTCGCTGCTGCCCGCCGTGGAGAACCGCTGGGTCACCCTGATCGCCGCCACCACCGAGAACCCCTACTTCTCGGTGATCTCCCCGCTGCTCTCCCGCTCGCTGCTGCTCACCCTGCAGTCGCTCACCGATGACGACATCCGGGCCCTGCTGCGCCGCGCGGTGGCCGACGAGCGCGGCCTCGACGGTTCGGTGGCGCTGGGGCAGGAGGCCGAGGACCACTTGGTGCGCCTGGCCGGCGGTGACGCCCGGCGGGCCCTGACCACGCTGGAGGCGGCGGCCGGCGCCGCGCTGGAGCAGGGCCTGGCCGAGATCACCCTCGCGGTCACCGAGACCGCCGTCAACCAGGCCGCGGTCCGCTACGACAAGGACGGCGACCAGCACTACGACGTGGCCAGCGCGCTGATCAAGTCGATCCGCGGCAGCGATGTGGACGCCACCCTGCACTACCTGGCCCGGATGGTCGAGGCGGGGGAGGACCCGCGGTTCATCGCCCGCCGGCTGATGATCTCGGCGAGTGAGGACATCGGCCTGGCCGACCCCACCGCGCTGCCCACCGCGGTGGCGGCCGCCCAGGCGGTGGCCATGATCGGCTTCCCGGAGGCCCGGATCATCCTGGCCCAGGCCGCCATCGCGCTGGCCCTGGCCCCCAAGTCCAACGCCGCCTACCTGGCCATCGACAGCGCCCTGGCCGATGTGCGGCAGGGCCTGGCGGGCCCGGTTCCGCCGCACCTGCGGGACGCGCACTACGGCGGCGCCGGCAAGCTCGGCCACGGCAAGGGCTACCAGTACCCGCACGACCTGCCCGGCTCGATCGCCGCCCAGCAGTACGCCCCCGACACGGTGCACGGCAAGGCCTACTACCACCCGACCAGGAACGGCGGCGAGGCCCGCTACGCGGACGTCGTGGAGTGGACCAGGGGCAAGCTGAAGGGTGAGTGA
- a CDS encoding Uma2 family endonuclease — MSPNPGVPHQRTNLSLAMLLVAAIKRAGAPFEVLQAVNVVIPDGLLTPDLVIADAAAADRAGTTLSAHDVAVAIEIASPSTRVADKRLKPSLYAAAGIPHYWRVELDPAPRLYLGRLELGAYRDRLVQVGESTGLADPFPLDLDPGRLLRG, encoded by the coding sequence ATGAGCCCGAACCCCGGTGTTCCGCACCAGCGCACCAACCTGAGCCTCGCCATGCTCCTGGTCGCGGCCATCAAGAGGGCCGGTGCCCCCTTCGAGGTACTTCAGGCGGTCAACGTCGTCATCCCCGACGGCCTGCTCACCCCCGACCTGGTCATCGCCGATGCTGCCGCGGCCGACAGGGCCGGAACCACGCTGAGCGCCCACGACGTCGCGGTGGCCATCGAGATCGCCTCGCCGTCCACCCGGGTCGCCGACAAGCGGCTCAAGCCCTCGCTGTACGCCGCCGCCGGCATCCCCCACTACTGGCGGGTCGAGCTCGATCCCGCGCCGCGCCTCTACCTGGGGCGGCTGGAGCTCGGTGCCTACCGCGACCGCCTGGTCCAGGTCGGCGAGAGCACCGGCCTGGCGGACCCGTTCCCGCTGGACCTCGACCCCGGGAGGCTGCTGCGGGGCTGA
- the aspS gene encoding aspartate--tRNA ligase has product MIRTHDAGTLRAEHAGATVTLAGWVARRRDHGGVAFIDLRDASGTVQVVVRDLDSVHGLRAEYCVKVVGDVRVRPEGNENPEIPTGAVEVVVSEIEVLSEAAPLPFQVAEYEPGTVNEEVRLRYRYLDLRREGPAKALRLRSKVNNIIRRVMEENDFLDIETPYLTRSTPEGARDFLVPVRLQPGSWYALPQSPQLFKQLLMVAGMERYYQIARCFRDEDFRADRQPEFTQLDIEASFVDQEDILALGEKIVGSIWREVHGYELPNPLPRLSYADAMSRYGSDKPDVRFGQELTDLTEYFKGTSFRVFQAPYVGAVVMPGGASQPRKQLDAWQDWAKARGAKGLAYVLIDAETGELRGPVAKNLSEEHLAGLAAAAGAKNGDAIFFAAGKRTASQELLGAARLEIGRRCDLIDESQWAFLWVVDFPMFEPIEDEKGEFQGWHAVHHPFTAPTAESLATFDTDPGSALSNAYDLVLNGSELGGGSIRIHQREVQKRAFDAIGLSEEEAASQFGFLLDAFNYGPPPHGGVAFGLDRIVTLLGGYDTIRDVIAFPKTSTGGDPLTGAPTPITPAQRKEAGVDAQPKAAAAEAKAGGAEG; this is encoded by the coding sequence GTGATCCGCACGCACGACGCGGGCACCCTCCGCGCGGAGCACGCCGGAGCGACCGTCACCCTGGCCGGCTGGGTCGCCCGCCGCCGCGACCACGGCGGGGTGGCCTTCATCGACCTGCGCGATGCCTCCGGCACCGTGCAGGTCGTGGTCCGCGACCTCGACTCGGTGCACGGCCTGCGCGCCGAGTACTGCGTCAAGGTGGTCGGCGACGTCCGGGTCCGCCCCGAGGGCAACGAGAACCCGGAGATCCCGACCGGCGCCGTCGAGGTCGTGGTCAGCGAGATCGAGGTGCTCTCCGAGGCCGCGCCGCTGCCGTTCCAGGTCGCCGAGTACGAGCCGGGCACCGTCAACGAGGAGGTCCGGCTCCGCTACCGCTACCTGGACCTGCGCCGCGAGGGCCCGGCCAAGGCGCTGCGGCTGCGCTCCAAGGTCAACAACATCATCCGCCGGGTGATGGAGGAGAACGACTTCCTCGACATCGAGACGCCGTACCTCACCCGCTCCACTCCCGAGGGCGCCCGCGACTTCCTGGTCCCGGTCCGCCTGCAGCCCGGCTCCTGGTACGCCCTGCCGCAGTCGCCCCAGCTGTTCAAGCAGCTGCTGATGGTGGCCGGCATGGAGCGCTACTACCAGATCGCCCGCTGCTTCCGCGACGAGGACTTCCGCGCCGACCGGCAGCCGGAGTTCACCCAGCTGGACATCGAGGCCTCGTTCGTCGACCAGGAGGACATCCTGGCCCTCGGCGAGAAGATCGTCGGTTCCATCTGGCGCGAGGTTCACGGCTACGAGCTCCCCAACCCGCTGCCGCGCCTGAGCTACGCCGACGCGATGTCGCGCTACGGCTCCGACAAGCCGGACGTCCGGTTCGGCCAGGAACTCACCGACCTCACCGAGTACTTCAAGGGCACCTCGTTCCGGGTCTTCCAGGCTCCGTACGTCGGCGCCGTGGTGATGCCGGGCGGCGCCTCGCAGCCGCGCAAGCAGCTGGACGCCTGGCAGGACTGGGCCAAGGCGCGCGGCGCCAAGGGCCTGGCCTACGTGCTGATCGACGCCGAGACCGGCGAGCTGCGCGGCCCGGTCGCCAAGAACCTCTCCGAGGAGCACCTGGCCGGCCTGGCCGCCGCCGCGGGCGCCAAGAACGGTGACGCGATCTTCTTCGCGGCCGGCAAGCGCACCGCCTCCCAGGAGCTGCTGGGCGCCGCCCGCCTGGAGATCGGCCGCCGCTGCGACCTGATCGACGAGTCGCAGTGGGCCTTCCTCTGGGTGGTCGACTTCCCGATGTTCGAGCCGATCGAGGACGAGAAGGGCGAGTTCCAGGGCTGGCACGCGGTGCACCACCCGTTCACCGCGCCCACCGCCGAGTCGCTGGCCACCTTCGACACCGACCCGGGCAGCGCCCTGTCCAACGCCTACGACCTGGTGCTCAACGGCTCGGAGCTGGGCGGCGGTTCGATCCGTATCCACCAGCGCGAGGTGCAGAAGCGGGCGTTCGACGCGATCGGCCTCTCCGAGGAGGAGGCGGCCTCGCAGTTCGGCTTCCTGCTGGACGCCTTCAACTACGGCCCGCCGCCGCACGGCGGTGTCGCCTTCGGCCTGGACCGGATCGTCACGCTGCTCGGCGGCTACGACACCATCCGCGACGTCATCGCCTTCCCGAAGACGTCCACCGGCGGTGACCCGCTGACCGGCGCGCCCACCCCGATCACGCCCGCCCAGCGCAAGGAGGCCGGCGTGGACGCCCAGCCGAAGGCGGCCGCCGCCGAGGCCAAGGCGGGCGGCGCCGAGGGCTGA